In the Flavobacterium pallidum genome, one interval contains:
- a CDS encoding sensor histidine kinase: MKLYASLSNVGFLKNHYAGKFLFVAFVGIHIPLIGLIFFISFYETNISPTSILLMALAMTLLATAVTLILLKKLISPIEAASKALESYRTTRTMPNLPTEHTDAAGLLMANIQSAVKINESLIQQKQDLAGLLSNDMKAFAEIPLAAAQKIIGLQPSQAIISEANAIITSAGKQKDFLETYVAILQEEEALSKKMFKVRGIKFDEIVGLIKKKFAEKLQEKDISLVTDVKIIETHLRIDSESLLTVLTNLIDNAIKYSPAGETIKLSVYRHHSHIKISVADNGAGFDAGSTKDLFRLTNMTRSDKEGKPNGMSLYLSSQIIKKAEGMFYAESGGDQQGATFFIDLKLYRRK; the protein is encoded by the coding sequence ATGAAATTATACGCTTCCTTATCCAACGTAGGGTTTTTAAAAAACCACTATGCCGGAAAATTTTTATTTGTCGCTTTTGTAGGAATCCATATTCCGCTCATAGGCCTGATTTTTTTCATTTCTTTTTATGAAACCAATATTTCACCTACATCCATCCTATTAATGGCGTTGGCCATGACCTTGTTGGCAACAGCAGTTACGCTGATATTATTGAAAAAACTCATTAGTCCCATAGAAGCCGCATCAAAAGCACTGGAAAGTTACCGCACAACACGCACCATGCCCAATCTCCCGACAGAGCATACCGATGCTGCCGGATTGTTGATGGCCAATATACAGTCGGCGGTAAAAATCAACGAAAGCCTGATTCAGCAGAAGCAGGATCTTGCGGGACTGCTTTCAAATGATATGAAGGCTTTTGCTGAAATCCCATTGGCGGCTGCTCAGAAAATCATCGGTTTACAGCCGTCACAAGCCATCATTTCTGAAGCCAATGCGATTATCACTTCTGCTGGAAAGCAAAAGGATTTCCTTGAGACTTATGTTGCCATATTGCAAGAAGAAGAAGCACTTTCGAAAAAAATGTTTAAGGTCAGGGGCATCAAATTTGATGAAATCGTGGGCCTGATCAAGAAAAAATTTGCGGAGAAGCTCCAGGAGAAGGACATCAGCCTGGTTACCGATGTCAAGATCATCGAGACACACCTTCGCATTGACAGTGAATCCCTGCTGACGGTGCTTACAAACCTGATCGATAATGCCATTAAATATTCTCCTGCCGGGGAAACCATTAAACTCAGCGTCTACAGGCACCATTCCCACATCAAAATTTCAGTGGCCGATAACGGTGCCGGATTTGATGCGGGTAGCACTAAGGACCTGTTCAGGCTCACCAATATGACGCGTTCTGATAAAGAAGGCAAGCCGAACGGGATGAGCCTGTACCTTTCGAGCCAGATCATTAAGAAGGCCGAAGGCATGTTTTATGCAGAAAGCGGCGGCGACCAACAGGGCGCGACTTTCTTCATTGACCTGAAATTATACAGGAGAAAGTAA
- a CDS encoding Smr/MutS family protein, whose protein sequence is MFSKGDKIMVLDDDIEGIVIGMQGDQVKVETTDGFELTFRQKELLKVSGSEINFSPGNMNQILKEKEIPKPRSFVKEKKTKELPVPEFDLHIEKLVKNHRGMNNFDILNLQVETARRHIDFAISNRIPKIVFIHGVGEGVLKAELDFLLGRYDNLDFHDANFQKYGAGATEIYFRQNAKRN, encoded by the coding sequence ATGTTCAGTAAAGGCGATAAAATAATGGTACTGGATGATGATATCGAGGGCATCGTAATCGGCATGCAGGGCGACCAGGTGAAGGTGGAAACTACGGATGGCTTTGAACTTACGTTCCGTCAAAAGGAATTGCTGAAGGTAAGTGGGTCCGAAATTAATTTTTCGCCCGGGAATATGAACCAAATCCTGAAGGAAAAAGAAATTCCGAAACCACGGAGTTTTGTCAAAGAGAAAAAGACAAAAGAACTTCCGGTACCCGAATTTGACCTGCACATTGAAAAATTAGTGAAGAACCATCGCGGAATGAATAATTTTGACATCCTGAACCTGCAGGTTGAAACGGCCAGACGCCATATTGATTTTGCGATCAGCAACCGCATCCCTAAAATCGTATTCATACATGGGGTGGGAGAGGGAGTGCTCAAAGCGGAACTGGATTTCCTTTTAGGCCGGTATGACAACCTTGATTTCCATGATGCCAATTTCCAAAAGTACGGCGCCGGCGCTACGGAGATTTATTTCAGGCAGAATGCCAAGAGGAATTAG
- a CDS encoding cysteine desulfurase family protein: MKKIYLDNAATTQVRAEVIAEMMRILADDFGNPSSSHSFGRISRNTIELSRKAIAAQLHAHAGEIIFTSGATEANNWIIRNAVVNLKVERIITSKIEHHAVLHAVERMGQEYGVIVDYVKILPDGGIDMAHLESLLSQDKPTLVSLMHVNNETGVITDIEAVAKMAKLYGAYFHSDTVQSVGKLRIDVQQFPIDFLVASAHKFHGPKGIGFAYIRKGLAINPVFFGGEQEKGLRPGTESVHNIAGMAKALELSYAQLESDESHIRSVKQYAFDQLSGRFPEMKVNGNADFTLYNILNVLLPFSPEKTSMILFNLDMKGIAVSRGSACQSGSPKPSHVLAEMLGGSDLEKPSLRISFSHYNSQDDIDELVKALMMI, encoded by the coding sequence ATGAAAAAAATATATTTAGATAACGCTGCCACAACCCAGGTCCGCGCTGAAGTCATAGCAGAAATGATGAGGATACTGGCAGATGATTTTGGAAACCCGTCGTCGTCACACAGTTTTGGGAGGATTTCCCGTAATACCATAGAATTGTCCCGCAAAGCGATTGCCGCCCAGCTTCATGCCCATGCCGGTGAGATCATATTCACGTCAGGCGCGACTGAGGCAAACAACTGGATTATACGTAATGCAGTTGTAAACCTTAAAGTTGAGCGCATCATCACTTCAAAAATCGAGCATCATGCGGTGCTTCATGCTGTGGAAAGGATGGGGCAAGAGTACGGGGTGATTGTAGATTATGTAAAAATACTTCCTGATGGCGGCATTGATATGGCGCATTTGGAGTCTTTGCTTTCGCAGGATAAACCTACTTTAGTATCATTGATGCATGTCAACAATGAAACCGGAGTCATTACAGATATTGAAGCTGTTGCTAAAATGGCCAAACTTTATGGAGCCTATTTCCATTCCGATACGGTGCAGTCTGTCGGGAAACTCAGGATTGATGTCCAGCAATTTCCAATAGATTTCCTGGTGGCGAGTGCGCATAAATTCCACGGCCCTAAGGGTATCGGATTTGCCTACATCAGGAAAGGGCTCGCCATAAATCCTGTTTTTTTCGGAGGTGAGCAGGAAAAAGGATTGCGACCTGGTACGGAATCAGTGCATAATATTGCGGGGATGGCAAAAGCGCTCGAACTTTCTTATGCGCAACTTGAATCTGATGAAAGCCACATCAGGTCGGTTAAGCAATATGCCTTTGATCAATTGTCAGGCCGGTTTCCAGAAATGAAAGTGAATGGAAATGCAGACTTTACTTTATACAACATATTGAATGTGCTGTTGCCCTTTTCACCTGAAAAAACATCCATGATCCTGTTTAACCTCGATATGAAAGGTATCGCAGTATCACGCGGCAGCGCCTGCCAGTCCGGAAGCCCAAAACCGTCGCATGTGCTAGCGGAAATGCTGGGTGGTAGTGATCTTGAGAAACCCAGCCTGCGGATATCCTTCAGCCATTATAATTCACAGGACGACATCGATGAATTGGTGAAGGCGCTGATGATGATTTGA
- a CDS encoding SPFH domain-containing protein, with translation MTTILASYWWVLLVLLGILMYKFVLRVFFGMVIVPEDKIGLVTKKFVLFGTEKSLPDGRIIATKGEAGFQAKTLAPGLYWGMWIWQYSVDMTAFTIIPEGKIGLILSKDGREIPTGRILARKVDCDNYQDATAFLNNGGQKGRQTAFITTGSYRINTFLFEIVIADQIKIFENMIGVVTALDGDPIPQGQIAGKNVEGHNNFQDVDFFLNNGGNRGLQPQVMLAGSYYINTWAIQIEQNPMTDVPIGYVGVVISYIGEDGLDVTGEHFKHGNIVSKGQRGVWMEPLGPGKYALNKYTTKLEPVPTTNLVLNWADARSEAHNLDHNLSTITVRSKDGFPFNLDVSQIIHVPANEAPKVIARFGSMTNLVSQVLEPTIGNYFRNSAQESDVISFLSTRKERQESAKNHIKVVLDEYNVNAVDTLIGDIVPPDSLMKTLTDRKLAEEEQKTYQTQKMAQEQRQGMEKETAIADMQKEIVRASQSVEIAQRTADATVKKAEGDATSLKLNVNAEAEATKMRANAEAEATKARAGAQAEATKLNASAEAEKISKTGLAEAEKIMAIGKSTAEAYQLQVSAMGGDNFTKYKITEEIGKGKIKVIPDVLISGNNGTDGSISGLLGMKLMEMMDAKDEAKKPATKSNPPKEA, from the coding sequence ATGACAACAATTCTTGCTTCTTACTGGTGGGTGCTCCTCGTCCTGCTGGGTATTCTTATGTACAAATTCGTACTTCGTGTGTTCTTCGGTATGGTGATCGTACCTGAAGATAAGATTGGTCTCGTGACCAAAAAATTCGTGCTTTTCGGCACTGAAAAATCATTGCCCGATGGTCGTATCATCGCCACTAAAGGCGAAGCGGGTTTTCAGGCAAAAACATTGGCTCCGGGTTTATACTGGGGCATGTGGATTTGGCAATACAGCGTCGATATGACTGCATTTACGATCATTCCTGAAGGCAAAATCGGTCTGATATTGAGTAAGGACGGCAGGGAAATCCCAACAGGTCGTATCCTCGCGCGTAAAGTGGACTGTGACAATTATCAGGATGCCACGGCATTCCTTAACAATGGAGGGCAAAAGGGAAGGCAGACAGCGTTTATCACTACCGGTTCTTATCGTATAAACACTTTCTTATTTGAAATCGTGATTGCAGACCAGATCAAGATTTTCGAAAATATGATCGGTGTGGTTACGGCACTTGACGGCGACCCGATTCCGCAGGGACAAATTGCAGGTAAGAACGTAGAAGGCCATAATAATTTCCAGGATGTCGATTTCTTCCTGAATAATGGCGGAAACCGCGGACTGCAGCCACAGGTAATGTTGGCAGGTTCTTATTACATCAATACCTGGGCCATCCAAATCGAGCAAAACCCTATGACCGATGTACCGATCGGGTATGTAGGCGTCGTAATATCGTATATCGGTGAAGATGGGCTGGACGTTACCGGTGAGCATTTCAAACACGGAAATATCGTATCCAAAGGCCAGCGCGGCGTATGGATGGAGCCACTGGGTCCCGGAAAATATGCCCTTAATAAATATACGACCAAACTTGAACCTGTACCTACGACCAATTTAGTACTGAACTGGGCGGATGCACGCAGCGAAGCGCATAACCTCGACCACAACCTTTCTACCATTACGGTGCGTTCCAAAGACGGTTTCCCGTTCAACCTTGATGTTTCGCAGATCATCCATGTACCGGCGAATGAAGCCCCGAAAGTCATAGCCCGTTTTGGAAGTATGACCAATCTGGTCTCACAGGTTTTAGAGCCTACAATCGGGAATTACTTCAGGAACTCGGCTCAGGAAAGCGACGTAATTTCTTTCTTAAGCACACGTAAAGAACGTCAGGAGTCTGCTAAAAACCACATCAAGGTGGTGCTCGACGAATACAATGTGAATGCAGTCGATACGTTGATCGGCGACATCGTTCCGCCGGATTCATTGATGAAAACCCTCACAGACAGGAAACTCGCCGAAGAAGAACAGAAAACATACCAAACCCAGAAAATGGCCCAGGAGCAACGCCAGGGAATGGAAAAGGAAACCGCCATTGCCGACATGCAGAAGGAAATCGTACGTGCATCCCAAAGCGTCGAAATCGCACAAAGGACTGCCGATGCTACGGTAAAAAAAGCGGAAGGTGATGCCACAAGTTTGAAATTAAACGTCAATGCGGAAGCGGAAGCCACTAAAATGCGCGCCAATGCAGAGGCAGAAGCCACGAAAGCCCGTGCCGGTGCACAAGCGGAAGCGACCAAACTCAACGCCAGTGCCGAAGCTGAAAAGATTTCAAAAACCGGTCTTGCCGAAGCCGAAAAAATCATGGCCATCGGTAAATCGACTGCGGAAGCCTACCAATTACAGGTTTCTGCTATGGGCGGTGACAATTTCACCAAGTATAAAATTACCGAGGAAATCGGCAAAGGTAAAATCAAGGTCATTCCGGACGTATTGATTTCAGGGAACAATGGCACAGATGGCTCTATCAGTGGCTTATTGGGCATGAAACTGATGGAAATGATGGATGCTAAAGACGAGGCTAAAAAGCCTGCAACGAAATCAAACCCACCGAAAGAAGCATAA
- a CDS encoding DUF5362 family protein has protein sequence MEGNSSFEKFEMQLTDSGKEFLREVGKWANFLSIIGFVYLGLMVLLTLAIIITGNSSLINPAGANEGVQEISVGILSVIMIIAIAIMFFPIFYLNKFAVNLKKAFRENSSEYLTNSLEYLKSHYKFVGIFTIIFLSIYVLAFLLMIVAFISGAGA, from the coding sequence ATGGAAGGCAATTCTTCGTTTGAAAAATTTGAAATGCAATTAACCGATTCCGGTAAGGAGTTCCTTAGGGAAGTAGGAAAATGGGCCAATTTTTTAAGTATCATCGGTTTTGTATACCTGGGACTTATGGTGCTTTTGACGCTGGCCATTATAATCACCGGAAATTCATCGCTGATCAATCCCGCCGGTGCCAATGAAGGTGTGCAGGAAATCAGTGTCGGAATTTTATCGGTTATAATGATCATTGCCATCGCAATCATGTTTTTCCCGATTTTTTACCTGAACAAGTTTGCCGTAAACCTGAAGAAAGCGTTTCGCGAGAACAGCTCGGAGTACCTCACAAATTCGTTAGAATACCTGAAATCACATTATAAATTCGTAGGGATATTTACGATTATCTTCCTATCCATTTATGTATTGGCCTTTTTACTGATGATTGTGGCGTTTATCTCGGGAGCCGGTGCTTAA
- a CDS encoding alpha-amylase family glycosyl hydrolase → MKQLFAFMIPAALLLVSGCNSSTKDGATNSNDRYKPKEYVEIKHPDWTKNATIYEVNIRQYTREGTFKAFESHLPRLKAMGIDIIWLMPIHPIGVEKRKGTLGSEYSVRDYFGVNPEFGTEADFKHLVDKIHAMGMHIIIDWVANHSAWDNPLAKEHPDWYSKTPEGHFQPTPWYDWDDVIDFDYEKPELRKYMTGALVYWVKNFNIDGYRCDTAGFVPTDFWDNARAELDAVKPVFMLAEWESRDLHKKAFDMTYSWTLFEKMTAVTKDKKSMAGLVEYMAHDVSTFPRNGYRMLFTDNHDMNSWNGNMVANFGAGLKASMVLCTLINGMPLVYGGQEAGLARSLKFFDKDEIDWSEFPYAPLYTTLFGLKHQNHALWNGNSGGVMVRIFNDKPDQVISFSRANDGDQVIAIVNYSDKPATVTLDSKYQKGNYTELFTNKETSIQGDDIFELDPWTYQVLVKRK, encoded by the coding sequence ATGAAACAGCTATTCGCTTTTATGATCCCTGCTGCCCTGCTGCTTGTTTCAGGCTGCAATTCATCAACCAAAGACGGAGCTACAAATTCAAACGACCGTTATAAACCAAAAGAATATGTCGAAATAAAGCATCCCGATTGGACCAAAAATGCGACGATTTATGAAGTGAATATCCGCCAGTATACCCGTGAAGGAACATTTAAGGCCTTCGAATCACACCTGCCAAGGCTGAAAGCTATGGGAATCGATATTATCTGGCTGATGCCAATCCATCCTATTGGTGTTGAAAAAAGGAAGGGTACTTTGGGAAGCGAATATTCTGTCAGGGATTATTTTGGGGTGAATCCTGAATTCGGTACCGAAGCCGATTTTAAGCATCTTGTTGATAAAATTCATGCCATGGGGATGCACATTATTATTGACTGGGTCGCAAATCATTCTGCGTGGGACAATCCGCTGGCCAAAGAACATCCTGATTGGTATTCGAAAACCCCGGAAGGACATTTTCAGCCGACACCTTGGTATGACTGGGATGATGTGATCGATTTTGATTACGAAAAGCCGGAACTCCGCAAATACATGACTGGTGCTTTGGTATATTGGGTTAAGAATTTCAATATTGATGGGTACCGCTGCGACACGGCAGGTTTTGTCCCGACCGACTTCTGGGACAATGCCCGCGCTGAACTTGATGCAGTCAAGCCTGTTTTTATGCTTGCCGAATGGGAATCGCGCGACCTCCATAAAAAAGCATTTGACATGACTTATTCGTGGACCTTATTTGAAAAAATGACTGCCGTAACCAAAGACAAAAAAAGTATGGCCGGTCTTGTAGAATATATGGCGCATGATGTGAGCACTTTCCCGCGCAACGGCTACCGCATGCTGTTCACAGACAACCATGACATGAATTCGTGGAATGGGAATATGGTTGCCAACTTTGGTGCGGGACTTAAAGCATCAATGGTATTGTGTACCCTCATTAACGGCATGCCGCTGGTATATGGAGGGCAGGAAGCGGGACTGGCACGTTCCCTGAAATTCTTTGACAAAGATGAGATTGACTGGTCGGAATTTCCGTATGCTCCACTATATACCACACTTTTTGGCCTCAAACACCAGAACCATGCGTTATGGAACGGAAACAGCGGCGGCGTAATGGTACGCATCTTTAATGACAAACCGGATCAGGTCATTTCATTTTCAAGGGCAAACGATGGGGACCAGGTTATCGCAATAGTCAATTACAGCGATAAACCGGCAACGGTAACACTGGATTCGAAATACCAGAAAGGGAATTATACCGAGCTTTTTACAAACAAGGAAACATCGATTCAGGGCGACGATATATTTGAGCTGGACCCTTGGACTTATCAGGTGTTGGTAAAAAGGAAATAA
- a CDS encoding OsmC family protein, translating into MKRNATAVWKGSLKEGNGRLTTQSKVLDNSQYSFKTRFEDGIGTNPEELIAAAHSGCFTMQLSAYISEEGYEIESIETKCDIDFQNGSIVSSVLTVNGKVNGITADKFQELVEKAEKNCPISKLLNTAISSTATLL; encoded by the coding sequence ATGAAACGCAATGCAACAGCAGTCTGGAAAGGTTCCCTGAAAGAAGGAAACGGAAGGCTCACTACACAAAGTAAAGTACTCGACAATTCACAGTATTCCTTCAAGACCCGCTTTGAGGACGGCATCGGGACAAATCCTGAAGAGCTTATAGCAGCAGCGCATTCCGGCTGTTTTACGATGCAGCTTTCGGCATATATCAGCGAGGAAGGCTATGAGATCGAAAGTATTGAAACCAAATGCGATATCGATTTTCAGAACGGCTCCATCGTCAGTTCGGTGTTGACCGTGAATGGAAAAGTGAACGGTATTACTGCAGATAAATTCCAGGAACTTGTGGAGAAAGCCGAAAAGAATTGCCCGATCTCCAAATTGCTTAACACAGCAATCTCTTCTACAGCGACCTTGCTTTAA
- the lpdA gene encoding dihydrolipoyl dehydrogenase, giving the protein MKYDIIVLGSGPGGYVTAIRASQLGFKVAVIEKENLGGICLNWGCIPTKALLKSAQVFDYLKHASDYGLTIKEYDKDFNAVISRSRGVADGMSKGVQFLMKKNKIDVIEGAGKIKPGKKVDVDNNGTVTEFTADHIIIATGARSRELPNLPQDGKKVIGYRQAMSLPDQPKSMIVVGSGAIGVEFAHFYNSMGTDVTIVEFLPNIVPLEDEEVSKQMERSMKKAGVKIMTNASVEKVDTSGNGVKATVKTAKGEEILEADILLSAVGIKSNIENIGLEEVGIATDRDKILVNDFYQTNIPGYYAIGDVVPGPALAHVASAEGITCVEKIAGLHVDKIDYGNIPGCTYATPEIASVGLTEKQAKEKGYELKIGKFPFSASGKAKASGAADGFVKVIFDAKYGEWLGCHMIGAGVTDMIAEAVVARKLETTGHEIIKSIHPHPTMSEAIMEAAAAAYDEVIHL; this is encoded by the coding sequence ATGAAATACGATATTATAGTTTTAGGAAGTGGCCCGGGCGGATATGTAACTGCCATCAGGGCATCGCAACTTGGTTTCAAGGTTGCTGTAATCGAAAAGGAAAACCTCGGCGGTATCTGCCTGAACTGGGGTTGTATCCCTACAAAAGCATTGCTGAAGTCGGCACAGGTTTTTGATTACTTAAAACACGCTTCCGACTATGGACTCACGATCAAAGAATATGACAAAGATTTCAACGCAGTGATTTCACGTTCGCGCGGTGTGGCAGATGGCATGAGCAAAGGCGTGCAGTTCCTGATGAAAAAAAATAAAATCGATGTGATTGAAGGTGCCGGAAAAATCAAGCCGGGCAAGAAAGTCGACGTAGATAACAATGGTACCGTTACCGAATTTACCGCAGATCACATCATTATCGCTACAGGCGCACGCTCACGAGAATTGCCGAACCTGCCACAGGACGGTAAGAAAGTCATCGGGTACCGCCAGGCCATGTCATTGCCTGACCAGCCGAAATCGATGATTGTTGTGGGTTCAGGTGCTATCGGTGTCGAATTTGCACATTTCTACAATTCCATGGGAACTGATGTTACCATCGTAGAATTCCTTCCCAATATTGTGCCTCTTGAGGATGAAGAAGTTTCCAAGCAAATGGAACGCTCCATGAAAAAAGCCGGTGTAAAGATCATGACCAATGCATCAGTAGAGAAAGTCGACACTTCCGGCAACGGCGTAAAAGCTACCGTAAAAACTGCCAAAGGTGAAGAAATCCTTGAAGCCGACATCCTGCTTTCCGCTGTCGGAATCAAATCGAATATTGAAAATATCGGTTTGGAAGAAGTGGGTATCGCCACCGACCGCGATAAGATTTTGGTAAACGATTTCTACCAGACGAACATTCCGGGTTACTATGCCATCGGTGATGTTGTTCCTGGTCCTGCGCTTGCTCATGTCGCTTCCGCAGAAGGGATTACCTGTGTCGAAAAAATCGCAGGCCTGCATGTCGATAAGATCGATTACGGAAATATCCCGGGATGTACTTATGCTACGCCGGAAATCGCCTCTGTAGGCTTAACCGAAAAACAGGCCAAAGAAAAAGGGTACGAACTGAAAATCGGGAAATTCCCATTCTCCGCTTCCGGAAAAGCAAAAGCTTCCGGTGCCGCTGATGGTTTTGTAAAAGTGATTTTTGATGCCAAATATGGCGAATGGCTGGGCTGCCACATGATCGGCGCAGGCGTTACCGACATGATTGCTGAAGCTGTTGTCGCCAGGAAACTGGAAACTACGGGCCACGAAATCATCAAATCTATCCACCCCCACCCAACCATGAGCGAGGCAATTATGGAAGCGGCGGCTGCAGCGTATGATGAAGTGATTCATTTGTAG
- a CDS encoding porin family protein, with the protein MKKLLITAIVFCGCTLGVLAQAKGDIELAFGTGVNFSTARTSENQADTKTGFNVSAGADFYFSDRWSIKAKLYYDQKGWNNGYITDGSNYLITDFRLNYLTVPVMANWHFGKKRNWYLNFGPYAGFLLKAEATNYDLDVKDYYKSNDFGLALGIGVKIPVSDKLKFFIEYDEQAGFSEILQDDFGNGISNDRGAFNIGLNFLLK; encoded by the coding sequence ATGAAAAAACTATTGATTACCGCAATCGTATTTTGCGGATGTACACTTGGCGTATTGGCTCAGGCTAAAGGTGATATCGAGCTTGCTTTCGGAACGGGAGTAAACTTCTCTACTGCGCGCACTTCTGAAAACCAGGCGGACACCAAAACAGGATTTAATGTCAGTGCAGGAGCCGATTTTTATTTTTCCGACCGATGGAGTATTAAGGCAAAATTATATTATGACCAAAAAGGATGGAACAACGGCTATATTACTGATGGGAGCAATTATTTAATCACTGATTTCAGGTTGAATTACCTGACCGTACCTGTCATGGCCAACTGGCATTTTGGTAAAAAAAGGAACTGGTACCTGAATTTTGGGCCGTATGCCGGATTCCTGCTTAAGGCGGAAGCAACGAATTATGATTTGGATGTGAAAGATTATTACAAGAGTAATGATTTTGGTTTGGCCTTGGGCATTGGGGTGAAAATTCCGGTATCAGACAAACTGAAGTTTTTTATAGAATATGACGAACAGGCAGGTTTCAGTGAAATCCTTCAAGATGATTTTGGTAATGGTATCAGCAACGACAGGGGTGCCTTTAATATCGGATTGAATTTCCTACTGAAGTAA
- the rocD gene encoding ornithine--oxo-acid transaminase, whose translation MSVLEKISSAAFIEIENKYGAHNYHPLPVVLSRGKGVYVWDVEGKRYYDFLSAYSAVNQGHCHPDIVEALINQAQTLTLTSRAFHNDRLGIYEKFLCEYFGFDKVLPMNTGAEAVETALKLCRKWAYEVKGIAEHQAQIIVCEGNFHGRTTTIISFSNDENARKNFGPYTEGFIKIPYDDIEALEQALSSTNNIAGFLVEPIQGEAGVYVPADGYLAKAKALCEKHNALFIADEVQTGIARTGKLLAVHHENVQPDILILGKAISGGVYPVSAVLANDNVMHVIKPGQHGSTFGGNPLAAAVAVAALEVVEHENLAENAAYLGNIFREKIGDYIRESGIATLVRGKGLLNAILINDTEESDTAWNICLRLAHYGLLAKPTHGNIIRFAPPLVMTEEQLEDCISIIIKTLKEFEK comes from the coding sequence ATGTCAGTTTTAGAAAAAATCAGTTCAGCAGCATTTATCGAGATTGAAAACAAGTATGGCGCGCACAATTACCATCCGTTGCCTGTAGTGTTAAGCCGTGGGAAAGGCGTGTATGTGTGGGATGTAGAAGGGAAAAGGTATTACGATTTCCTGTCCGCATATTCCGCAGTAAACCAGGGCCATTGCCATCCGGATATCGTGGAAGCACTGATCAACCAGGCGCAGACATTGACGCTGACTTCAAGAGCTTTCCACAATGACAGGTTGGGTATTTATGAAAAATTCCTCTGTGAATATTTCGGATTTGATAAAGTTTTGCCAATGAATACCGGCGCTGAAGCAGTTGAAACCGCCCTGAAACTTTGCCGTAAATGGGCTTATGAAGTCAAAGGCATTGCTGAACATCAGGCGCAGATCATCGTTTGCGAAGGCAATTTCCACGGAAGGACTACTACGATCATCTCGTTTTCAAATGATGAGAATGCACGTAAGAATTTCGGGCCATATACCGAAGGATTTATTAAAATTCCTTATGATGATATTGAGGCTCTGGAGCAGGCTTTGTCATCAACCAACAATATTGCCGGTTTCCTTGTGGAGCCGATACAGGGTGAAGCGGGCGTTTATGTACCAGCTGACGGTTATCTTGCCAAAGCCAAAGCGCTTTGCGAAAAGCACAATGCCTTATTTATTGCCGATGAGGTGCAGACGGGTATTGCCCGTACCGGTAAATTGCTTGCGGTACACCATGAAAATGTACAGCCGGACATCCTGATTTTAGGGAAAGCGATTTCAGGCGGCGTTTATCCGGTTTCAGCTGTTTTGGCCAATGACAATGTGATGCATGTGATCAAGCCAGGGCAACACGGATCGACTTTTGGCGGAAATCCACTGGCAGCAGCGGTAGCCGTAGCGGCATTGGAAGTCGTGGAGCATGAAAACCTTGCTGAAAATGCGGCATATCTGGGGAATATCTTCAGGGAAAAAATAGGCGACTATATTAGGGAATCGGGTATAGCAACGCTGGTGCGTGGCAAAGGACTGCTTAACGCGATCCTGATTAATGACACAGAAGAAAGCGATACGGCATGGAATATCTGCCTGCGTTTGGCGCATTACGGACTTTTGGCCAAACCGACGCATGGCAATATCATCCGCTTTGCTCCGCCGTTGGTCATGACTGAAGAGCAATTGGAAGATTGCATCAGCATTATCATTAAAACGCTGAAAGAATTTGAAAAATAA